From the Maioricimonas rarisocia genome, one window contains:
- a CDS encoding peptidylprolyl isomerase — translation MPANRQSEVQSAIADVDFDSKNYQVEFETNKGTILLDLWPDIAPGHCKNLIGLAKIGFYDGIIVHRVIPGFVLQAGCPLGNGTGGPGYTIDAEFNEQPHEAGVLSMARTSDPNSAGSQFFICLDRVPHLDRQYTGFGKTANDESLKVVLSIGNVPTDASDRPTEEVKILSGRVIESEK, via the coding sequence GTGCCTGCCAATCGCCAGTCTGAAGTTCAGTCCGCCATCGCCGATGTCGATTTCGACAGCAAGAACTACCAGGTCGAATTCGAGACCAACAAGGGGACGATCCTGCTGGACCTCTGGCCGGACATTGCCCCGGGACACTGCAAGAACCTGATCGGCCTGGCGAAAATCGGCTTCTACGACGGAATCATCGTCCACCGTGTCATTCCCGGGTTCGTGCTACAGGCTGGTTGCCCTCTGGGGAACGGAACCGGCGGTCCCGGATACACGATCGACGCCGAATTCAACGAGCAGCCCCACGAAGCGGGTGTGCTGTCGATGGCCCGTACCAGCGATCCCAACTCGGCCGGCTCGCAGTTCTTCATCTGTCTGGATCGGGTGCCGCACCTGGACCGCCAGTACACCGGTTTCGGCAAAACCGCAAATGACGAGAGCCTGAAGGTCGTGTTGAGTATCGGCAACGTTCCGACCGACGCCAGCGACCGTCCGACCGAAGAAGTGAAGATTCTGAGCGGACGCGTCATCGAATCTGAAAAATAG
- the fbp gene encoding class 1 fructose-bisphosphatase yields MQTVQQHILQDQRKFPGASGEFSWLLSGITLATKMIQAKVRRAGLTDILGSEGEVNVQGEVQQKLDVYANEVLLHCLSLRESIGILASEENERPLTVHYESPNARYAVIFDPLDGSSNIDVNVSVGTTFSIVRRPADVEISDVGNWVLQPGNRQIAAGYVVYGSSTILVYSIGSGVHGFTLDPAVGAFVLSHENIRMPEQGKYYSVNEAYRDDFPPEYNTYLDKLRSGALGHPYASRYIGSMVADFHRTLLKGGVFLYPPTMSNPSGKLRLLYEANPIAYIAENAGGAATDGSRRILDIHPENIHQRTPLVVGSRAEMTEFRKCVNPDEAPK; encoded by the coding sequence ATCCAGACGGTCCAGCAGCACATCCTTCAGGACCAGCGGAAGTTTCCCGGAGCTTCGGGCGAGTTCTCCTGGCTGCTCTCGGGCATCACGCTGGCGACGAAGATGATCCAGGCCAAGGTCCGCCGGGCCGGCCTGACGGACATCCTCGGTTCTGAAGGCGAGGTCAACGTTCAGGGAGAGGTGCAGCAGAAGCTCGATGTTTACGCCAACGAGGTGCTGCTGCACTGCCTGAGCCTCCGCGAGAGCATCGGGATTCTCGCCTCCGAAGAGAACGAACGGCCGCTGACCGTTCACTACGAGTCCCCCAACGCGCGGTACGCGGTCATCTTCGATCCGCTCGACGGCTCGTCGAACATCGACGTCAACGTGAGTGTCGGCACGACCTTTTCGATCGTCCGCCGCCCCGCGGATGTCGAGATCTCGGACGTGGGCAACTGGGTGCTGCAGCCAGGCAACCGCCAGATCGCCGCCGGATACGTGGTCTACGGATCGTCGACGATCCTCGTCTACAGCATCGGCAGCGGCGTGCATGGCTTCACGCTCGACCCGGCTGTGGGTGCGTTCGTTCTCAGCCACGAGAACATCCGCATGCCCGAGCAGGGGAAGTACTACTCGGTCAACGAAGCGTATCGCGACGACTTTCCGCCGGAGTACAACACGTACCTCGACAAACTGCGGTCCGGGGCTCTGGGGCATCCGTACGCTTCGCGGTACATCGGCTCGATGGTGGCCGACTTCCACCGCACCCTGCTCAAGGGGGGCGTGTTCCTGTATCCGCCGACCATGTCGAATCCGTCCGGCAAACTGCGGCTGCTCTACGAAGCGAACCCCATCGCGTACATTGCCGAGAACGCGGGGGGAGCCGCCACCGACGGCAGCCGTCGAATCCTGGACATCCACCCGGAAAACATCCATCAGCGAACTCCGCTGGTCGTTGGCAGTCGTGCTGAGATGACGGAGTTCCGCAAATGCGTCAATCCGGACGAGGCGCCGAAGTAG
- a CDS encoding sulfatase family protein: MRQSGRGAEVASQAYGIGTLFLLLSLTILLLPTRCGAAAPTRNVLLLISDNQNAADCGCYGIVQTPNLDRLAADGVRFQHAFATTASCGPSRAVIYTGLQTHANGQYGHGHGYHTFRLKPKVTTIFQRMQQAGYRTALLGKQHVTPAEAYPFDFDPRISGRDVVGLAEAAETFIRESGDQPFFLTIGYSDPHPTSREGDGWGIVREDPRLERLDYDPDEINVPAYLPDAPEVRKGLAGYYQQISRMDQGVGRVLTILDELGHADDTLVIFTSDHGSSEPGAMANHYEPGIRVPFIVRKPGLAGGRECNGLMTLADIVPTVLDWTGQKIPAELHGRSLLPILGTPDPEGWDEVCLTHVCHEVTMYYPMRTIRTRRYKLIWNIAWRLEFPHPIDTLERATWNGVLQRGDTHCGRRSVDQLMFRDEYELYDLEQDPDEIHNLAGVPKHREIRQQLAERLERFCRETDDPWLLRHDFPGDDFGRHDRRK, translated from the coding sequence ATGCGTCAATCCGGACGAGGCGCCGAAGTAGCCAGCCAGGCGTATGGGATTGGCACTCTCTTCCTGCTGCTGTCGCTGACCATCCTGTTGCTGCCGACACGCTGCGGAGCAGCAGCGCCGACCCGGAATGTGCTTCTGCTGATCTCGGACAATCAGAATGCGGCAGACTGCGGATGCTACGGCATCGTGCAGACTCCGAACTTGGACCGACTCGCGGCAGACGGGGTCCGATTCCAGCATGCGTTCGCGACGACCGCTTCCTGCGGCCCCAGCCGCGCTGTCATCTACACCGGTCTGCAGACGCACGCCAACGGTCAGTACGGGCACGGCCATGGCTACCACACCTTTCGGCTGAAGCCGAAGGTCACGACGATCTTTCAGCGAATGCAGCAGGCCGGCTATCGGACTGCGCTGCTCGGCAAGCAGCACGTCACGCCGGCCGAGGCGTATCCGTTCGACTTTGATCCCCGGATCAGCGGCCGCGACGTCGTCGGCCTCGCCGAAGCCGCCGAAACATTCATCCGCGAATCGGGTGATCAGCCGTTCTTCCTGACGATCGGCTACAGCGATCCCCATCCGACATCCCGGGAAGGTGACGGCTGGGGCATCGTCCGCGAAGATCCGCGACTCGAGCGGTTGGACTACGATCCCGACGAGATCAACGTCCCCGCCTACTTGCCCGACGCGCCGGAGGTCCGCAAGGGGCTCGCCGGCTACTACCAGCAGATCAGTCGCATGGACCAGGGGGTTGGCCGCGTGCTGACGATACTGGACGAACTGGGGCATGCCGACGACACGCTGGTCATCTTCACCAGCGACCACGGCTCATCAGAACCGGGCGCGATGGCGAACCACTACGAGCCGGGCATCCGGGTGCCGTTCATCGTCCGCAAACCGGGTCTGGCAGGCGGTCGTGAATGCAATGGCCTGATGACGCTCGCTGACATCGTGCCGACGGTCCTCGACTGGACGGGACAAAAGATTCCGGCGGAACTGCACGGTCGCAGCCTGTTGCCGATCCTCGGCACGCCCGATCCGGAAGGCTGGGACGAGGTTTGTCTGACGCATGTTTGCCATGAAGTGACGATGTACTACCCGATGCGGACGATCCGTACGCGGCGATACAAGCTCATCTGGAACATTGCCTGGCGGCTCGAATTCCCGCATCCGATCGACACGCTTGAAAGAGCGACGTGGAACGGCGTCCTCCAGCGGGGTGATACGCACTGCGGTCGCCGGTCGGTCGATCAGTTGATGTTCCGCGACGAATATGAGCTGTACGATCTCGAGCAGGACCCGGACGAGATTCACAACCTGGCTGGTGTTCCAAAACACCGCGAAATCCGCCAGCAACTTGCCGAGCGACTGGAACGGTTCTGTCGCGAGACGGATGACCCGTGGCTGCTGCGACACGATTTCCCGGGAGATGACTTCGGTCGTCACGATCGCCGAAAGTAA
- a CDS encoding phosphate acyltransferase, whose amino-acid sequence MPIRSFDELFAAADAESRRIPVAAAGGADPTVLQALATAESRGWVEPIVTGQADDIRRVADQLELDLTPFHIIEDDGTSAEAAVAAVRAGEARLLMKGQIATPALMKAVLDRENGLRTERTICQVVLMEILRDQRRFLLADTGVTIEPSFAQKEDILRSLVDVAHLLGLTSPRVAVMSASEKVSGALPDTEEAARLAQKAATGQYGDCNVQGPLSFDLAYSTDAGEKKQIEGDVTGAADAMLFPNLLSANLTVKALMYAADCRFGGVLWGAACPVIFMSRADTTETRLRSIALGLHSLKWDAG is encoded by the coding sequence ATGCCGATCCGATCGTTCGACGAACTGTTCGCTGCGGCCGATGCCGAGTCCCGGCGTATCCCGGTCGCCGCGGCAGGCGGCGCGGATCCGACTGTTCTGCAGGCCCTCGCGACCGCGGAGTCTCGCGGCTGGGTCGAGCCCATCGTCACCGGTCAGGCCGACGACATCCGTCGCGTGGCCGATCAGCTCGAGCTCGACCTCACGCCGTTTCACATCATCGAGGACGACGGCACCTCGGCCGAGGCAGCCGTCGCCGCTGTCCGTGCCGGTGAGGCACGTCTGCTCATGAAAGGCCAGATCGCCACGCCGGCTCTGATGAAAGCCGTCCTGGATCGCGAAAACGGCCTGCGAACCGAACGGACGATCTGCCAGGTCGTCCTGATGGAGATTCTCCGGGACCAGCGGCGGTTTCTGCTGGCTGATACCGGAGTCACCATCGAGCCCTCGTTCGCTCAGAAGGAGGACATCCTCCGCAGCCTGGTCGACGTGGCCCACCTGCTCGGCCTGACATCTCCGCGCGTCGCCGTCATGTCTGCCTCCGAGAAGGTCAGCGGTGCACTGCCGGATACCGAAGAGGCGGCCCGGCTGGCCCAGAAGGCCGCGACTGGTCAGTACGGCGACTGCAATGTGCAGGGGCCACTCTCGTTCGACCTGGCCTACTCGACCGACGCCGGCGAGAAGAAGCAGATTGAAGGAGACGTCACCGGCGCTGCCGACGCCATGCTGTTCCCGAATCTGCTTTCGGCCAACCTGACTGTGAAAGCCCTGATGTACGCTGCGGACTGCCGCTTCGGCGGCGTCCTGTGGGGGGCGGCCTGCCCGGTCATCTTCATGTCGCGGGCGGATACGACCGAAACCCGATTGCGGTCGATTGCACTCGGGCTGCATTCACTCAAGTGGGATGCCGGCTGA
- a CDS encoding enoyl-CoA hydratase yields MSTTPRPDDAGGQPDLIVAARDGVTTLQLNRPQRRHALSLSLLEQLDEALAAIAEDKTVRAVVIASEGKVFCSGHDLGEMTGRSEEDYQTLFATCARMMQRVRQLPQPVIARVQGFATAAGCQLVAACDLAVAAEEAQFATPGVRIGLFCTTPMVPLVRNIAPKMAMEMLLTGQPISAQQALSAGLVNRVVPANQLDAAVSELTDAIVASSPLTVSIGKRAFYDQLSLDEETAYQRAVAVMTDNALRHDAQEGMTAFLEKRSPDWTGS; encoded by the coding sequence ATGTCTACGACGCCCCGGCCGGATGACGCCGGCGGGCAGCCCGATCTGATCGTGGCCGCCCGCGACGGCGTGACGACTCTGCAGCTGAACCGTCCTCAGCGACGGCATGCGCTCTCGTTGTCGCTGCTCGAGCAGCTCGACGAAGCGCTCGCCGCCATCGCAGAAGACAAGACCGTCCGGGCCGTCGTCATTGCCTCCGAGGGGAAGGTCTTCTGCTCCGGGCACGACCTGGGGGAGATGACCGGTCGCAGCGAGGAAGACTATCAGACGCTGTTCGCGACCTGTGCGCGGATGATGCAGCGGGTCCGACAGCTCCCGCAACCTGTCATTGCCCGCGTCCAGGGATTTGCCACCGCCGCTGGCTGTCAGCTGGTGGCGGCCTGCGATCTCGCGGTTGCTGCTGAAGAAGCGCAGTTCGCGACGCCAGGCGTGCGGATCGGCCTGTTCTGCACCACACCGATGGTGCCGCTGGTTCGCAACATCGCCCCCAAGATGGCCATGGAGATGCTGCTGACCGGGCAGCCGATCTCGGCGCAGCAGGCGCTGTCGGCTGGACTGGTCAACCGCGTCGTCCCGGCCAATCAGCTGGATGCTGCTGTCTCCGAGCTGACCGATGCGATCGTCGCCTCGAGTCCGCTGACGGTGTCGATCGGCAAACGGGCCTTTTACGACCAGCTCTCTCTGGATGAGGAGACGGCGTATCAGCGCGCGGTCGCGGTCATGACCGACAACGCGCTGCGACACGACGCCCAGGAAGGCATGACCGCTTTTCTCGAAAAGCGCTCTCCCGACTGGACCGGCTCTTAA
- a CDS encoding O-acetylhomoserine aminocarboxypropyltransferase/cysteine synthase family protein: MDELELRRDTLCLHGGQEPDPATNARAVPIYQSTSYVFNDTDHAANLFGLQEFGNIYSRIMNPTCDVLEKRLAMLEGGSGALAVASGQSAETLALLNIAQHGQNIVSSSSLYGGTYNLFHYTLPKFGITGHFADPSDPENFRRVIDEKTRCIYLESIGNPRCDVPDFEAIAAIAHEAGIPLIVDNTLASPYLCRPFEHGADVVIHSCTKFIGGHGTSIGGIIIEKGDFPWDNGKFPEMTEPDPSYHGMKFFEVFGPMKIPYIIKARTQLLRDLGPAMSPFNAFLFLQGLETLHLRMRRHCDNALAVAQFLDDHPKVSWVNYPGLESHPSFKLARKYMPDGCGAIFGFGITGGTPEEQQANGIKLINNVKLFSHLANVGDSKSLIIHPSSTTHQQLTLAEQLSTGVTPDFVRLSVGTEDVEDIIADLKQALETI, from the coding sequence ATGGACGAACTGGAACTGCGCCGCGATACGCTCTGTCTGCACGGTGGCCAGGAGCCCGATCCCGCAACGAACGCCCGTGCGGTCCCGATCTATCAGTCGACGTCCTACGTCTTCAATGATACGGACCACGCTGCGAACCTGTTCGGACTGCAGGAATTCGGGAACATCTACTCCCGGATCATGAACCCCACCTGCGACGTCCTCGAGAAGCGTCTGGCGATGCTCGAAGGGGGAAGCGGAGCCCTTGCCGTCGCGTCCGGCCAGTCGGCCGAAACGCTCGCACTGCTGAACATTGCGCAGCACGGCCAGAACATCGTTTCGTCATCGAGTCTGTACGGTGGAACGTACAACCTGTTCCACTACACGCTGCCGAAGTTCGGGATCACCGGCCACTTCGCCGATCCGTCCGATCCGGAGAACTTCCGCCGCGTCATCGACGAAAAGACCCGCTGCATCTACCTCGAGTCGATCGGTAACCCGCGGTGTGACGTCCCCGACTTCGAAGCGATTGCCGCGATTGCTCACGAAGCGGGAATCCCCCTCATCGTCGACAACACCCTCGCCTCGCCGTACCTCTGCCGGCCCTTCGAGCACGGTGCCGACGTGGTCATTCACTCCTGCACGAAGTTCATCGGTGGACACGGCACGTCGATCGGCGGCATCATCATCGAGAAGGGTGACTTCCCGTGGGACAACGGCAAGTTCCCCGAGATGACCGAGCCCGATCCCAGCTATCACGGGATGAAGTTCTTCGAGGTCTTCGGCCCGATGAAGATTCCGTACATCATCAAGGCCCGGACCCAGTTGCTGCGGGATCTCGGACCGGCGATGAGCCCTTTCAACGCGTTCCTGTTCCTGCAGGGACTCGAAACGCTGCACCTGCGGATGCGTCGCCATTGCGACAACGCTCTGGCCGTCGCGCAGTTCCTCGACGATCACCCCAAGGTCTCCTGGGTCAACTACCCCGGCCTCGAGTCGCACCCCAGCTTCAAGCTGGCGAGGAAGTACATGCCGGACGGCTGCGGTGCCATCTTCGGCTTCGGCATTACCGGAGGCACGCCCGAAGAGCAGCAGGCCAACGGCATCAAGCTGATCAACAACGTCAAGCTGTTCTCGCACCTGGCGAACGTCGGTGACAGCAAGTCGTTGATCATTCACCCGTCCAGCACCACGCATCAGCAGCTCACTCTCGCCGAGCAGCTCAGTACCGGCGTGACCCCGGACTTCGTTCGCCTGAGCGTCGGGACCGAAGATGTCGAGGACATCATCGCCGACCTCAAGCAGGCCCTCGAAACGATCTGA
- a CDS encoding glucose-1-phosphate adenylyltransferase, with the protein MKNVACLILGGGKGTRLMPLTAYRSKPAVPLAGKYRLIDIPISNCINSGINRIYLLTQFNSVSLHRHIRQTFHFDPFSRGFVEILAAQQTNEGADWYQGTADAVRKHLRYIQQADIDYVLILSGDQLYRMNFEEMIKTHQEADADVTIAGLPIDNEQARAFGIMRLNDDGRVEGFLEKPQTPEELEIVRTDPAWLDARGIESKGRECLASMGIYLFNRETLVDLLEKTDYEDFGREVFPAAIRARHVQVHLFDGYWEDIGTIGAFFQANLDLASKNPPFPIDVADSPIYTRPRFLPPTRIDGATIISSLVADGCEIEQGAVIENSLVGLRCSIGPDATIRDSVLMGADYYQDDRRAQCAPEGVPPLGIGAGTVIERAIVDKDCRIGRNVTIRLPEGAAADSEHGPLLIRDGIVVVPKGTALPDGWSF; encoded by the coding sequence ATGAAAAACGTTGCCTGTCTCATCCTCGGAGGCGGCAAGGGCACGCGTTTGATGCCCCTGACTGCCTATCGCTCCAAGCCGGCCGTTCCCCTCGCGGGGAAGTACCGACTGATCGATATTCCGATATCGAACTGTATCAACAGCGGGATCAACCGGATCTACCTGCTGACGCAGTTCAATTCGGTCAGTCTGCACCGGCATATTCGGCAGACGTTCCACTTTGACCCGTTCAGTCGCGGGTTCGTCGAGATCCTCGCTGCCCAGCAGACCAATGAGGGGGCCGACTGGTATCAGGGGACGGCCGACGCGGTCCGCAAGCATCTGCGGTATATCCAGCAGGCGGATATCGACTACGTCCTGATTCTCTCGGGCGATCAGCTCTATCGAATGAACTTCGAAGAGATGATCAAGACCCATCAGGAAGCCGACGCCGACGTTACGATCGCAGGACTGCCGATCGACAACGAACAGGCGCGGGCGTTCGGCATCATGCGGCTCAACGACGACGGTCGGGTTGAAGGCTTTCTCGAAAAACCCCAGACCCCCGAAGAACTCGAGATCGTACGGACCGACCCGGCCTGGCTCGACGCCCGCGGCATCGAGAGCAAGGGGCGCGAATGTCTGGCGAGCATGGGCATCTATCTGTTCAACCGCGAGACGCTCGTCGACCTGCTCGAGAAGACAGATTACGAAGATTTCGGCCGCGAGGTCTTTCCTGCCGCCATTCGCGCCCGTCACGTGCAGGTGCATCTGTTTGACGGTTACTGGGAGGACATCGGGACGATCGGAGCGTTCTTCCAGGCCAATCTCGACCTGGCCAGCAAGAACCCGCCGTTTCCGATCGATGTCGCCGATTCCCCCATCTACACGCGACCTCGATTCCTGCCGCCCACACGCATCGACGGTGCGACGATCATCAGCAGCCTCGTCGCCGATGGCTGTGAGATCGAACAGGGGGCCGTCATCGAAAACAGTCTCGTCGGGCTGAGGTGTTCGATCGGACCGGATGCGACGATTCGTGATTCGGTGCTGATGGGAGCCGACTACTACCAGGATGACCGGCGTGCCCAGTGTGCTCCCGAAGGCGTTCCACCGCTCGGGATCGGGGCCGGCACCGTCATCGAACGGGCTATTGTCGACAAGGACTGCCGCATCGGCCGCAATGTGACCATCCGGCTCCCGGAAGGGGCCGCGGCCGATAGCGAACATGGGCCACTTCTGATCCGCGATGGAATCGTGGTGGTTCCGAAGGGGACCGCACTGCCGGACGGCTGGAGTTTCTGA
- a CDS encoding BBP7 family outer membrane beta-barrel protein — translation MLRRLTFGILIAALFASPLVATAQTPYASGGPSAIAPAGFHHAPFHGGGYHAAPPPGMGMQGGVSPTVHELLPPDRGFLYDHESMLDQSIRDTMARAWIRLEYLNWSVSDPGGQLLGAPMATLDATAGVPAVGRGRARPNTIAFVPTMAGADFGSQNGIRGSFGIPTRVGSLEANVWGLEQSNWRLRISPQVDAATGTVIIPAVSLRNNGTPADDRLVLFDNGYNANFRSNLMGTEGNFVFSPITPNQPIVFQPIAGFRYMRLDEELQIRGSDDVTMTNPQIRSRSENNLFGPQVGFRAEMQHERFTLGVEPKFTFGFNRHSDQVLAEQIFEPTDASGNILRNVTGDEDSDFAPMFNVSAYARVHLTHHLSVFVGYELMLAAEVSRPYSNIVYDDAGVGNPPGIVYQQEERQDLIIQGLFVGGELRFK, via the coding sequence ATGCTCCGGCGGTTGACATTCGGGATCCTGATCGCGGCCCTTTTCGCATCCCCCCTGGTTGCGACGGCCCAGACGCCGTACGCCTCGGGCGGACCGTCCGCGATCGCTCCCGCCGGGTTCCATCATGCCCCTTTTCATGGTGGCGGTTATCACGCGGCACCACCGCCCGGAATGGGCATGCAGGGGGGCGTGAGTCCGACGGTTCACGAACTACTGCCTCCGGACCGGGGCTTCCTCTACGACCATGAGTCGATGCTCGACCAGAGCATTCGCGACACCATGGCCCGGGCGTGGATTCGCCTGGAGTATCTCAACTGGTCCGTCAGCGATCCTGGCGGACAGCTTCTCGGAGCTCCCATGGCGACACTCGACGCCACCGCAGGTGTCCCTGCCGTCGGACGTGGCCGTGCCCGCCCCAACACGATCGCCTTTGTCCCCACCATGGCCGGAGCCGACTTCGGCAGCCAGAACGGTATTCGGGGCAGCTTCGGCATCCCGACCCGCGTCGGCTCGCTGGAAGCCAACGTGTGGGGGCTCGAACAGTCGAACTGGCGGCTCCGCATCAGTCCGCAGGTCGATGCTGCGACAGGAACGGTCATCATTCCGGCCGTGTCGCTGCGAAACAACGGCACTCCGGCGGACGATCGACTGGTACTGTTCGACAACGGCTACAACGCGAACTTCCGGTCCAACCTGATGGGAACCGAGGGCAATTTCGTCTTCAGTCCGATCACGCCCAATCAGCCGATCGTCTTCCAGCCGATTGCCGGTTTCCGCTACATGCGGCTCGACGAAGAACTGCAGATCCGCGGTTCCGACGATGTGACGATGACCAACCCGCAGATCCGGTCCCGCTCGGAGAACAATCTCTTCGGGCCGCAGGTCGGCTTTCGGGCCGAAATGCAGCACGAACGCTTCACGCTCGGTGTCGAGCCGAAGTTCACCTTCGGGTTCAACCGGCACAGCGATCAGGTGCTCGCAGAGCAGATCTTCGAACCGACCGACGCCAGCGGAAACATCCTCCGCAACGTCACCGGCGACGAAGACTCCGACTTCGCTCCGATGTTCAATGTGTCGGCTTACGCTCGCGTGCACCTCACGCATCACCTCTCCGTCTTCGTCGGGTACGAACTGATGCTCGCCGCTGAGGTGTCTCGGCCCTACAGCAACATCGTGTACGACGATGCCGGGGTCGGAAACCCGCCGGGGATTGTCTACCAGCAGGAAGAACGGCAGGACCTGATCATTCAGGGACTGTTCGTGGGGGGTGAACTCCGCTTCAAGTAG
- a CDS encoding MazG nucleotide pyrophosphohydrolase domain-containing protein: MYSRKDEARGIDGTFMWLMEEVGELAAALRDRESHSHEDLAAEFADVLAWLATIANVAGVDLQQAVTEKYGRGCPGCGQMVCACGAAEKP; this comes from the coding sequence ATGTACTCCCGCAAGGACGAAGCACGGGGGATCGACGGAACCTTCATGTGGCTGATGGAGGAAGTTGGCGAGCTGGCCGCGGCACTGCGTGATCGGGAGAGCCATTCTCACGAGGATCTCGCGGCCGAGTTTGCCGACGTGCTGGCCTGGCTGGCGACGATCGCGAACGTGGCCGGCGTCGACCTGCAACAGGCAGTCACTGAGAAATACGGCCGCGGGTGCCCGGGGTGTGGCCAGATGGTCTGCGCCTGCGGCGCTGCTGAGAAGCCATAG
- a CDS encoding M81 family metallopeptidase, translated as MRIGILALLQETNTFIDQPTELEQFQENLFLRGEAIREQLATANHEIGGFFGGLAEGDCEIVPLFAARALPFGTVSHATCQTLFSEISRALDTAGPLDGVLLAPHGATVGRTTRDVDGHWLSMVRQHVGPDVPLISTADPHANLSPLMADSVDAIIAYRTNPHIDQRARGEEAARLMLRTLRKEVRPTMAAAFPPMLISIDRQCTTEEPCLALCNAVDEIRSRPGVLTASLYLGFPYSDVAEMGAAMTVVTDNDPQLARTLADELGQQMWAMRDELTARLVGVEEALDQAAGLEGPVLLLDMGDNVGGGSAADGTVLAEAIHRRQAGPAFVCLYDPEAVAQAAAAGPGAEVALAVGGKTDSLHGRPLEITATVKSLHDGRFEEPEARHGGMRHFDQGPTAVVTTAGGLTVMLTSRRMVPFSLHQLTDFGVDPAAFRLIVAKGVNAPIAAYAPVCPSLIRVNTPGVTTADLDQLTYHHRRQPMYPFEPATTWSPDTGSAGA; from the coding sequence GTGCGTATCGGCATACTGGCCCTGCTGCAGGAAACGAACACCTTCATCGATCAGCCGACCGAGCTGGAACAGTTCCAGGAGAACCTGTTCCTGCGTGGCGAGGCAATCCGCGAGCAGCTGGCGACGGCGAACCACGAGATCGGCGGTTTCTTTGGCGGCCTCGCGGAAGGCGATTGCGAGATCGTGCCGCTGTTCGCTGCCCGGGCACTCCCGTTTGGCACCGTCTCCCACGCCACCTGCCAAACCCTCTTCTCCGAGATCAGCCGTGCCCTGGACACGGCCGGGCCCTTGGACGGCGTGCTGCTGGCTCCTCACGGGGCAACGGTCGGCAGGACGACGCGAGACGTCGACGGTCACTGGCTCAGCATGGTCCGTCAGCACGTCGGACCGGATGTTCCGCTGATCAGCACGGCCGATCCGCACGCGAACCTGTCGCCGCTGATGGCCGACTCGGTCGACGCGATCATCGCGTACCGCACGAATCCGCACATCGATCAGCGGGCGCGGGGCGAAGAGGCCGCCCGGCTGATGCTGCGGACGTTGCGGAAAGAAGTCCGTCCCACCATGGCGGCCGCATTTCCACCAATGCTGATCAGCATCGACCGGCAATGCACGACCGAAGAGCCCTGTCTTGCTCTCTGCAATGCTGTCGACGAGATCCGCAGCCGCCCAGGCGTTTTGACCGCAAGCCTGTACCTCGGCTTTCCCTACTCCGATGTCGCCGAGATGGGGGCTGCGATGACCGTCGTCACCGACAATGATCCGCAGCTGGCCCGGACACTTGCCGACGAACTGGGACAGCAGATGTGGGCGATGCGCGACGAGCTGACTGCCCGGCTCGTCGGCGTGGAAGAGGCGCTCGACCAGGCGGCGGGACTCGAGGGACCGGTCCTGTTGCTCGACATGGGTGATAATGTCGGTGGAGGGTCGGCCGCGGACGGCACGGTACTCGCGGAGGCCATCCATCGTCGCCAGGCGGGGCCCGCATTTGTCTGTCTGTACGACCCGGAAGCGGTCGCTCAGGCGGCAGCCGCGGGACCCGGAGCCGAAGTGGCGCTCGCTGTGGGCGGCAAGACCGATTCCCTCCATGGCCGTCCACTCGAGATCACCGCAACGGTGAAGTCGCTGCACGATGGCCGGTTTGAAGAACCGGAAGCACGTCACGGCGGCATGCGGCACTTTGACCAGGGACCAACGGCGGTCGTCACTACTGCCGGCGGCCTGACCGTCATGTTGACGTCCCGCCGCATGGTTCCGTTCAGTCTGCACCAGTTGACGGACTTCGGGGTCGACCCGGCGGCGTTTCGGCTGATCGTCGCCAAGGGAGTCAATGCGCCGATCGCCGCGTACGCTCCGGTCTGCCCCTCCCTGATTCGAGTGAACACGCCGGGCGTAACGACGGCCGATCTCGACCAGTTGACGTATCATCACCGTCGCCAGCCGATGTACCCCTTCGAGCCGGCGACGACGTGGTCTCCCGATACGGGCAGTGCGGGGGCGTGA